A genome region from Methanofastidiosum sp. includes the following:
- the hypE gene encoding hydrogenase expression/formation protein HypE, translated as MGEFTSDIIKSEHGGGGEIMETMIKSLYVNGFSLNKIKGGLGLPDMDDSGSIPFDDGHIVFSTDSHTVTPLFFPGGDIGRLSVSGTINDVSVMGAKPLALSSGVILPEGFPTEQFRKVIKSMDETLKEAGVPLITGDTKVAGNDLFINTSGVGYTKNLLSDKGLKEGDLIIVSGTVGDHGAAMLSVREDIPFLSNIKSDVAPLNRMIEKILPYKIHSMKDPTRGGIANALNEFSRKSGVRIEIKEEKVPVREEVSAICDILGLNFMEIACEGKVLIAVHQEDAEDVLGILRRDRLGKNAAVIGEIKKGEKVILETVIGGRRILEPPVADPVPRVC; from the coding sequence ATGGGCGAGTTTACTTCTGATATAATCAAATCAGAGCATGGTGGAGGGGGCGAGATAATGGAAACAATGATTAAGTCCCTCTACGTCAATGGTTTCTCTCTGAATAAAATCAAAGGAGGGCTGGGCCTTCCAGATATGGATGATTCTGGCAGTATACCATTTGATGACGGGCATATTGTTTTTTCTACTGATTCCCATACAGTAACGCCTCTTTTTTTTCCAGGAGGGGACATCGGTCGGCTTTCTGTTTCTGGAACAATTAATGATGTATCAGTCATGGGTGCAAAACCTCTTGCACTGTCTTCAGGCGTTATACTACCAGAAGGATTTCCTACCGAACAATTTAGAAAAGTCATAAAATCTATGGACGAAACTTTGAAGGAAGCAGGAGTTCCATTGATTACTGGAGATACAAAAGTTGCTGGAAATGATCTTTTCATAAATACCTCGGGCGTTGGGTACACAAAGAATCTACTTTCTGATAAAGGCCTTAAAGAAGGAGATCTGATTATAGTTTCTGGAACTGTAGGGGATCATGGTGCTGCAATGCTTTCTGTTAGAGAAGACATACCATTTTTATCCAATATAAAATCAGATGTCGCACCTCTAAATAGGATGATAGAAAAGATACTTCCCTATAAAATTCATTCAATGAAAGACCCTACAAGGGGTGGCATCGCCAATGCATTAAACGAATTTTCAAGAAAGTCAGGCGTAAGAATCGAGATCAAGGAAGAAAAAGTGCCTGTTAGAGAAGAGGTATCTGCTATATGTGATATCCTTGGACTAAACTTTATGGAAATTGCATGCGAAGGTAAAGTTTTGATTGCAGTTCATCAAGAAGACGCCGAAGATGTTCTTGGTATCCTAAGAAGGGATCGTCTCGGAAAAAATGCTGCCGTTATCGGAGAAATAAAAAAAGGAGAAAAAGTAATTCTTGAAACTGTAATAGGTGGGAGGAGAATCTTAGAACCACCCGTGGCAGATCCTGTTCCAAGGGTATGTTAA
- a CDS encoding 30S ribosomal protein S8e, which translates to MSIWQARSKRKFTGGRITQARKKLKRELGRESTFTAIGEVSKKKVRCLGGTEKIKLMKTDYSNLLTKEGYKKVKITGVADNPANRHFVRRSIITKGAIINTEIGKARVTSRPGQDGVINAVLVE; encoded by the coding sequence GTGTCAATTTGGCAGGCTAGATCAAAAAGGAAATTCACTGGTGGAAGAATCACACAGGCAAGAAAAAAACTAAAGAGAGAACTTGGTAGAGAATCAACTTTTACTGCAATCGGGGAAGTTAGCAAGAAAAAGGTAAGATGCTTGGGCGGAACTGAAAAGATTAAGCTCATGAAGACTGACTATTCCAATCTACTTACAAAAGAAGGTTACAAGAAAGTAAAGATTACAGGTGTGGCGGACAATCCAGCGAACAGGCACTTCGTTAGAAGAAGCATTATTACAAAGGGTGCAATAATAAACACAGAGATTGGAAAAGCAAGAGTTACTTCAAGGCCTGGGCAGGATGGAGTAATTAACGCCGTTTTAGTTGAATAA
- a CDS encoding histone family protein, with product MREPEELPLAPLERLLRKEGAERVSEDACKVLGVALEDYSRIIARKAKDYSAHAKRKTIKAEDIELALRDLNI from the coding sequence ATGAGAGAGCCAGAAGAACTTCCTCTAGCTCCCCTTGAAAGACTACTTAGAAAAGAAGGGGCAGAAAGAGTTTCAGAAGATGCATGCAAAGTATTAGGCGTTGCTCTTGAGGACTATTCGAGAATAATAGCAAGAAAGGCGAAAGATTATTCGGCCCATGCTAAAAGAAAAACCATAAAGGCAGAGGATATAGAACTTGCCTTAAGGGATTTAAATATTTAA